The following nucleotide sequence is from Centropristis striata isolate RG_2023a ecotype Rhode Island chromosome 7, C.striata_1.0, whole genome shotgun sequence.
TATCGCTACCAACTGTCAATGACTGGCATGAAACCAACAACAAGATGTCACCTGTGTCAGCTTGTGCACGatacaaataaaacaggaatcACAAGTCATAATATTGCTCCGTGAtcaaaaactccacagggtaccttttaatatttataaacacttaaaaacaacTGTTGCACTGATGTTAGAGATTGAGCATCTTATTTTTATACACACTTATTGTGGATTAAGTGTTTATTATACcataagtaaagtttattttctatttcttggCCGGATTTGTCTTGTCTCATGCTTCCCACATACAGTCTGAAATACATGGTCATTGCACAGTCATATTCAAACGGGCTCTCTTCAGCACCTATAGGAATACAGTCCCTACGTTATCTATACAGCTGCTGCAGATGAACAGGGGAGGGTGGGCGCTGGACATCTAATCCTGATACGTCACATGCAGGGGATTCAGAAAGCAAAAACCTGCCCCTGCTCATAGACGTCACCACCACCGGAGAAGCTGGAGCAGACAGCAAGACCTCGGTtgacacatacacaacacacacgcAGTTCCAGGTCATCAGCAGCACAGGAGCAAGACCATGCCATAATATAACGCAGCAGCAAAACGGGGACAAGCCGCCGCACTGCGAAGCAAGAGAggtctgctgcagctgctcggGAATGTCCACCGTGAAGCACTGAAGACAAAATGAAGCGCAAAAGCGAGAGGAGACGAGCTGAGTCGAGGAAAAAGCGCTGTGCAGCTCCCAACAGCGCACAGGCGGAGCCAAACTCTGATATTTACACGAAGATAACAGGTAAGTGGATCTGCAGGATGAACCCTGTCAACTTTAACCCTACTTGGCAAATATGAGGAGACGCACACAGCAGGCTGCGCATGCACAATATTGCGTTTTAAATGACCAGGATGTGCAAAAGTCAGTTTTTTCCCCAGCTTTTGACCTAACATGGCGACACCGTCTACCTCTTTTATCGTCAATGCACTGGATTTGCATCGTTTTAGCAGTAATTAtgtgcacaaaaatacacaatatcagCAGATTAGTTTTGCTCTGGTATTCATTTTAGAGCAAGAAATGACACCATAGTGTATCTTTGTCTGCaccattttgtttttaagagtGTGTTTAGTGGTGTAACAATGTCAGAAATATCAAAGTCAGCCCACTGTCACGCAAGTCCGGGgtaaattttcatatttttatggcGTTTTCTTGCTACTTGTGCATCCCTGCGCAGCTCAAATCTGAGGGAGAGGGCGGGTCATCcaagtgtaaaaaacaaatttgattGGCTGAGGGATCGCCCTAGCAACCGCTTGGGCAACGTTCCAGGGACCTATCAAGTGTCTTATGTGGAGAACTTTAAACTGAAACAGGCGGGGCAGAGTGTGGTTGACAGACCTTTCCGCCAATCATGTATCGTCCTGTAGCTCTCGCAGCCAATAGCGTGCCGCGGAAGAACGTAAGGGAGGAGTCGGGTGGAGATCATTTTTTAGCAGAGTGCGCACTTGCACTCGAAACTCTCCTTCCCTTTTTGAATGCCAACTTTCTTGTCCCGGAGAGTTGAATCCAGGctcagaaacatttttcttaaaacgCTACATTTTAACGTAtcgccttttattttatttttctaaatcttcGCGCACAACATCATTGTAAGTTTTACTCAGTATGTGCAAGTCCTCGTGAAGAAAATCAACTTCGTACGTTTCTCTGCAAAACAgtcatgtttaaaactgtgagcAAGATGACCGCAGACGATGTTTCGTCCAGATGCATTGAGTTTATCAAGGGTAAGTTGCAAGAAACTATATTTAAGAAGTAGTTGCAGACAAAGAGGAGCTGTTTTGTGGGAAATGTGAAACAGAAGTTTGTatgcatgacaaaaacaagtaaCTGCCTGTGTAATGTGTCGCCCTACCCCCCACTCCCTCCTCCAGATCAACTGTATTTCGCCATACTGAAGCAAAAGATCAAGAGCACAGCTGAACGACACTGTTTCTGCATAGATGAAGAGCTGTCATATGAGAAGTAAGTTTTCAGTCTGAACACATGTTTGCATTTCGTTGCTGCATAATTTCTGTGCTTTGTCCATGACCTTTGCACTTTTTCATGGTGCAGTAAAAGTCAGTTGAAACGGCCCCGACCATGCCTACACCTTTATATCATCACTGAAGTCCTCTGGCCAGTCGGTCTGCTGATGTGAGCAGGCTTGCTCATAACTAATTGAAAATAAGGATGCAGTTACttaacatatttagttttttcctctAAAGTCACATCACTGTTAATATAAGATGTGGGTATTTTTGGTGCACtgctttaaacaaaaaagaaatgaccCTTTTTACAGCTGGAAGCAATCCAAATAACACAACAGCATTAAAAATTAAagccaaataaaacaaacaaaagcaagTTTTTCCAGGACATGGCTGTTTAAATGGGCTGTTGTTAGATCAGCATCAGAAGGGGACACCACTGACCTTTTAGAGCCATTTTGTGCCAGTTTGCAGCTTTTTGTCCTGCACTGAATGATCTGTTCTAGCATCAAAAGCTTCCAAATATAGTCTTTACTCTGTCAGTGTTTTACCGCTTCAGTCCGAGGTACTGATTCTATCTTGTGAAACTTCCCGAGAGACCGTAGCTGCCTGCATAAATAGCCACTCTgacactcttcttcttctccctttctctctcagcTTCTATGCGGACTTTGGTCCCCTTAACCTGGCCATGTTTTATCGCTTCTGTTGCAAGCTGACAAAGAAGCTCAAGGTAAAGTAAACCACTGCTCTTAATTATACTTCCTGGAAGAGAAAATGGGAGGCAAAATCCAGGTCAATCAATATTGATTTATACCTGCAGGCGAGCTAAATATAATGGGGTAATATTCTTTTGCACATCAGTCAGTAATGCATGTCAACTTTTTACAAGTTATAGCCCATAAAGTAGCCCTGGTTTGTGTAAACCTGTGTCACCACTGTTCCTGTTTGTCAAGGCAGTTTATCTATATTTGGCACACAGTGTGATTCTAGAGGCTGTCGGCACAGATTTAGCTGAAGTTTGGACACACATAAATTCAACCTTCCTGCAGCTCATACATCATTGTCTTGTGTGATGATGCCCAAACTATTTTAAgcttgtaattgatttttttgccGTTCACCCAACCACCTATGTTGAAATTAATTTTTTCCAGCCACTGTAGGTTACTGTAATGTctacatttaatataataattttgtatgtCAAATAAGTAATCACATATCAGTTTATACTGTTGCTATGATTTTCTTTGTACAGTCCATTACACTCTCAAGGAAGAAGATCATATTTTACACATGTGGAGATCAGAAGAAACAAGCTAATGCTGCCTACCTAATCGGCTCATATGCAGTAAGTACAAGTTACATAAAGGTCTTTTAATTATATCGGCATATAATGCAAGAAACACTTGCTGATTAGACCTTTTGTATTTAAAGGTAATGCATCTTAACATGATGCCAGAGGAGGCCTACAGTCTGCTGGTGTCGAGGAATTCAACATATATTCCATTCAGGTAACAATTCGCTAttactgtatgtatttttatttaaccaacTAGAGATATTAGCTAAGAATGACTGCAGCATGGTTTCACTATCCATATTGTCATTTGCAATTGTCTCAtgcaatatttttctttttgaagaCCAATTTTTATctgttgaaaaacatttttggctttGGATGCCGACTGCCCAGTGAATGACCAGTTGCGATCATTCTCAGAACAGAATTATCTGGGTAGCAAACTTAACCTGTTTTTAAAACAAGTGTTGTTAAAAATAGTTTGACAATAAAAATTGTCTCCATATCTTGGCAaattacatgtttaaaatggTGCAGAGAACTATATTCAAATcaaaatcgttttttttttttgtaatttttaactgcatcaaaaaaaagttacaaggCTCATATATTATAATGCCTTAAGAGAGGAAGAAAGCAGGATATGTGAAATAACAATTTATATCCTTTTGTACGAGAAGTATTTTAAAGGGAAATGGAGACCCTCGGTGTGTTTGCTGATGAAGACTTAGTATATAAGGTTATTAgagtatattttctgtttcagaGATGCTTCGTTTGGAACCTGCATGTACAATCTGAACATCCTAGACTGTCTTCGTGGTGTTCACAAGGTATGTCActtaagatttatttatttttctttcttgctgTGTCACGCTCTTAATGGAATTAACTCCCTTTCAACCATCTAACAGGCTCTGCAGTACGGCTGGCTTGACTTCTCCAACTTTGATGTGGAGGAATATGAGCACTATGAGAGGGCAGAAAATGGAGACTTAAACTGGATCATTCCAGGAAAGTTCCTTGCATTCAGCGGGCCTCATCCAAAAAGCAAAATAGAGAATGGTGAGTAGAAGTTAAGTTTTTGATGTAAAAATATGCCTGAACCCATTTCACACCTCCTTTACTCAcacaagatttttttctcttactcCAGGATACCCTTTGCACGCTCCTGAGGCTTACATCCCATACTTCAGGAATCATaacatcaccaccatcatcagGCTCAACAAGAAGATGTATGATGCCAGGCGTTTCACAGAGTCTGGCTTTGAGCACCACGACCTGTTCTTCGTGGACGGGAGTACACCAAACGACGCCATCGTCAGGAAGTTTCTGAACATCTGCGAGAACGCAGAAGGAGCCATAGCTGTCCACTGCAAAGGTCTGATTTCTAACCTACGTTTTACACGGCAGGGAACATTGTTGATGGGTTCAATTATTGTGGCTGATCACAGGAAGCACGAGAAACTATGCTTGGAGCTGTATAGACTGTGTTTAGTATCTTGTTAATCGCACGATTTAATGCTCTatcacattttttccttttagcTGGCCTGGGGAGGACTGGCACTCTGATTGGGTGTTATATGATGAAACATTACTGCCTGAGTGCTGCGGAGGCCATCGCCTGGATACGGATCTGCCGACCGGGGTCCATCATTGGGCCTCAGCAGAACTTTGT
It contains:
- the cdc14b gene encoding dual specificity protein phosphatase CDC14B isoform X4, with protein sequence MKRKSERRRAESRKKRCAAPNSAQAEPNSDIYTKITDQLYFAILKQKIKSTAERHCFCIDEELSYENFYADFGPLNLAMFYRFCCKLTKKLKSITLSRKKIIFYTCGDQKKQANAAYLIGSYAVMHLNMMPEEAYSLLVSRNSTYIPFRDASFGTCMYNLNILDCLRGVHKALQYGWLDFSNFDVEEYEHYERAENGDLNWIIPGKFLAFSGPHPKSKIENGYPLHAPEAYIPYFRNHNITTIIRLNKKMYDARRFTESGFEHHDLFFVDGSTPNDAIVRKFLNICENAEGAIAVHCKAGLGRTGTLIGCYMMKHYCLSAAEAIAWIRICRPGSIIGPQQNFVEEKQNSLWAEGDVFREKVQNERENGKMAVTRILSGVDDITINGSNKNRPSKKEEMDMYNDDEERNGLTQGDKLRALKSKRQARSSSGSLSQEENKIHTRSSSQSLSRVVLQASVNPLALSDQSDSRKRTRTSLPANGVRGRRTVSRGRKARRSLQSIRFSRLCHSIPKARAPLLR
- the cdc14b gene encoding dual specificity protein phosphatase CDC14B isoform X2, translating into MKRKSERRRAESRKKRCAAPNSAQAEPNSDIYTKITDQLYFAILKQKIKSTAERHCFCIDEELSYENFYADFGPLNLAMFYRFCCKLTKKLKSITLSRKKIIFYTCGDQKKQANAAYLIGSYAVMHLNMMPEEAYSLLVSRNSTYIPFRDASFGTCMYNLNILDCLRGVHKALQYGWLDFSNFDVEEYEHYERAENGDLNWIIPGKFLAFSGPHPKSKIENGYPLHAPEAYIPYFRNHNITTIIRLNKKMYDARRFTESGFEHHDLFFVDGSTPNDAIVRKFLNICENAEGAIAVHCKAGLGRTGTLIGCYMMKHYCLSAAEAIAWIRICRPGSIIGPQQNFVEEKQNSLWAEGDVFREKVQNERENGKMAVTRILSGVDDITINGSNKNRPSKKEEMDMYNDDEERNGLTQGDKLRALKSKRQARSSSGSLSQEENKIHTRSSSQSLRVVLQASVNPLALSDQSDSRKRTRTSLPANGVRGSSLCHTRLVRSLGNLHVVAGDRDPMCWEPCGSHRDTASATDNTGTLINLNMAQVHQQSLHT
- the cdc14b gene encoding dual specificity protein phosphatase CDC14B isoform X6; translated protein: MKRKSERRRAESRKKRCAAPNSAQAEPNSDIYTKITDQLYFAILKQKIKSTAERHCFCIDEELSYENFYADFGPLNLAMFYRFCCKLTKKLKSITLSRKKIIFYTCGDQKKQANAAYLIGSYAVMHLNMMPEEAYSLLVSRNSTYIPFRDASFGTCMYNLNILDCLRGVHKALQYGWLDFSNFDVEEYEHYERAENGDLNWIIPGKFLAFSGPHPKSKIENGYPLHAPEAYIPYFRNHNITTIIRLNKKMYDARRFTESGFEHHDLFFVDGSTPNDAIVRKFLNICENAEGAIAVHCKAGLGRTGTLIGCYMMKHYCLSAAEAIAWIRICRPGSIIGPQQNFVEEKQNSLWAEGDVFREKVQNERENGKMAVTRILSGVDDITINGSNKNRPSKKEEMDMYNDDEERNGLTQGDKLRALKSKRQARSSSGSLSQVVVFCCSLMGTVWPMCCLPFKR
- the cdc14b gene encoding dual specificity protein phosphatase CDC14B isoform X1, coding for MKRKSERRRAESRKKRCAAPNSAQAEPNSDIYTKITDQLYFAILKQKIKSTAERHCFCIDEELSYENFYADFGPLNLAMFYRFCCKLTKKLKSITLSRKKIIFYTCGDQKKQANAAYLIGSYAVMHLNMMPEEAYSLLVSRNSTYIPFRDASFGTCMYNLNILDCLRGVHKALQYGWLDFSNFDVEEYEHYERAENGDLNWIIPGKFLAFSGPHPKSKIENGYPLHAPEAYIPYFRNHNITTIIRLNKKMYDARRFTESGFEHHDLFFVDGSTPNDAIVRKFLNICENAEGAIAVHCKAGLGRTGTLIGCYMMKHYCLSAAEAIAWIRICRPGSIIGPQQNFVEEKQNSLWAEGDVFREKVQNERENGKMAVTRILSGVDDITINGSNKNRPSKKEEMDMYNDDEERNGLTQGDKLRALKSKRQARSSSGSLSQEENKIHTRSSSQSLSRVVLQASVNPLALSDQSDSRKRTRTSLPANGVRGSSLCHTRLVRSLGNLHVVAGDRDPMCWEPCGSHRDTASATDNTGTLINLNMAQVHQQSLHT
- the cdc14b gene encoding dual specificity protein phosphatase CDC14B isoform X5, translated to MKRKSERRRAESRKKRCAAPNSAQAEPNSDIYTKITDQLYFAILKQKIKSTAERHCFCIDEELSYENFYADFGPLNLAMFYRFCCKLTKKLKSITLSRKKIIFYTCGDQKKQANAAYLIGSYAVMHLNMMPEEAYSLLVSRNSTYIPFRDASFGTCMYNLNILDCLRGVHKALQYGWLDFSNFDVEEYEHYERAENGDLNWIIPGKFLAFSGPHPKSKIENGYPLHAPEAYIPYFRNHNITTIIRLNKKMYDARRFTESGFEHHDLFFVDGSTPNDAIVRKFLNICENAEGAIAVHCKAGLGRTGTLIGCYMMKHYCLSAAEAIAWIRICRPGSIIGPQQNFVEEKQNSLWAEGDVFREKVQNERENGKMAVTRILSGVDDITINGSNKNRPSKKEEMDMYNDDEERNGLTQGDKLRALKSKRQARSSSGSLSQEENKIHTRSSSQSLRVVLQASVNPLALSDQSDSRKRTRTSLPANGVRGRRTVSRGRKARRSLQSIRFSRLCHSIPKARAPLLR
- the cdc14b gene encoding dual specificity protein phosphatase CDC14B isoform X3; the protein is MFKTVSKMTADDVSSRCIEFIKDQLYFAILKQKIKSTAERHCFCIDEELSYENFYADFGPLNLAMFYRFCCKLTKKLKSITLSRKKIIFYTCGDQKKQANAAYLIGSYAVMHLNMMPEEAYSLLVSRNSTYIPFRDASFGTCMYNLNILDCLRGVHKALQYGWLDFSNFDVEEYEHYERAENGDLNWIIPGKFLAFSGPHPKSKIENGYPLHAPEAYIPYFRNHNITTIIRLNKKMYDARRFTESGFEHHDLFFVDGSTPNDAIVRKFLNICENAEGAIAVHCKAGLGRTGTLIGCYMMKHYCLSAAEAIAWIRICRPGSIIGPQQNFVEEKQNSLWAEGDVFREKVQNERENGKMAVTRILSGVDDITINGSNKNRPSKKEEMDMYNDDEERNGLTQGDKLRALKSKRQARSSSGSLSQEENKIHTRSSSQSLSRVVLQASVNPLALSDQSDSRKRTRTSLPANGVRGSSLCHTRLVRSLGNLHVVAGDRDPMCWEPCGSHRDTASATDNTGTLINLNMAQVHQQSLHT